The Nitrospinota bacterium genome contains a region encoding:
- a CDS encoding MMPL family transporter has translation MKTILSWCFQKITRRYPGTLLVFAILLSGLSIYWASSLNFNPRMDNLLPQDLPLIKEFNEVVAKTGGSGPLVVVLEKLNPIQAPEVIDKLTRALEKVPGTHFVDSQIPEEFLKNRQLLLIPKGELLQLESLVAEAIDYARGQFGGFFGEDEIFNPIKLQEIADKYQIFENISSYHKGNIENNFYIFVKPNGTVTDTDFTGQYVESVQDAIDETGLEKSTPDLSIKLTGSLIVRLEENQFIQTDLKKSAMLAATLATFIILAYTRSWFSIPLIIFPLLLSLSYTFALTRFFIGHLNIISGFLVAILMGLGIDYGIHLYIRFKQELLKGKSIPDATELIVTQVGRSGLIAMLTTMSVFSILSFSDFQGFSEFGKIATMGIVCAFLSYYFIFPAQALFYDKIHWLSKPRPRIFTFKISKLYFTTPYFLSTMFLLIMVTSLFFLPGLKFEYDFQKLRGESPASDYETVTTNDFGFAFSPTLILTQKKENLFEIQSALEQIKRKSGDQTIIGLQYSLNMFSRVEYEYKKDVLARIRDMFFDNSDIIKFSLGKDRYENFEKLVKAEPFDEEQIPQNLEKKLRAGGDYLVLLLSPADKNFFNVENIYQLGKEMDEFKKVMRDKKIEVSVLNENLIAAEILDWVKDKGPRAMAVACAMVFVILMFDLQSIRLAVVTFLPLFTGLALTGALMSVFNVKLNFINIVMLPSIVGIMIDHCIYLSHHILDYSKGASLKSLQETGSAIILSALTSFAGYISLNIAHHEGIRSIASVVGLGITTCTICALFMLPALFELRTSRSSFARFNKE, from the coding sequence ATGAAAACAATTCTAAGCTGGTGTTTCCAAAAAATTACGCGCCGTTATCCCGGCACTCTCCTGGTCTTTGCAATTCTTTTAAGCGGGTTATCCATTTATTGGGCCAGTAGTTTAAATTTTAACCCCAGGATGGATAATCTTCTTCCTCAGGATTTGCCATTAATTAAAGAGTTTAACGAAGTAGTTGCAAAGACTGGAGGTTCAGGTCCGCTTGTTGTCGTGCTAGAGAAACTGAATCCTATCCAGGCACCAGAAGTGATAGATAAGCTTACGCGGGCTTTGGAAAAAGTACCCGGTACCCACTTTGTAGACTCACAAATCCCCGAAGAATTTTTAAAAAACCGTCAGCTCCTGCTGATTCCGAAGGGAGAGTTGCTGCAACTTGAATCCTTGGTGGCTGAAGCGATTGACTACGCACGAGGCCAATTTGGTGGATTCTTTGGTGAAGATGAAATCTTTAATCCGATTAAACTGCAAGAGATTGCCGATAAATACCAGATATTTGAAAATATTAGTTCCTATCATAAAGGAAACATAGAAAATAACTTTTATATATTTGTTAAACCGAATGGAACGGTTACTGATACAGATTTCACCGGGCAATATGTGGAATCTGTCCAGGACGCGATTGACGAGACCGGACTGGAGAAAAGCACTCCCGACTTGAGCATCAAGCTTACCGGCTCATTAATTGTGAGGCTTGAAGAAAACCAGTTTATCCAGACTGACCTTAAGAAATCGGCGATGCTCGCGGCTACGCTGGCTACTTTTATTATTCTTGCCTATACCAGATCCTGGTTTTCCATACCTCTTATTATATTCCCCTTATTGCTGTCTTTGTCCTACACATTTGCGTTAACACGTTTTTTCATTGGTCACTTGAATATTATTTCCGGATTTCTGGTTGCTATTTTGATGGGGCTTGGTATCGATTATGGAATTCATCTTTATATCCGGTTCAAACAGGAGCTTCTAAAAGGTAAGTCCATTCCTGATGCGACTGAGTTGATTGTGACTCAGGTTGGCCGATCTGGCCTGATAGCAATGTTGACAACGATGAGTGTTTTTTCGATATTAAGCTTTTCCGACTTTCAGGGGTTTTCAGAGTTTGGAAAAATTGCCACAATGGGTATTGTCTGCGCGTTTTTAAGTTATTATTTTATCTTTCCAGCCCAGGCTTTGTTTTATGACAAGATTCACTGGTTGAGCAAACCTCGTCCCAGAATATTCACCTTTAAAATCTCCAAATTATATTTCACGACGCCCTACTTTCTTTCTACAATGTTCCTTTTAATAATGGTTACGAGTCTTTTTTTTCTTCCGGGGCTCAAGTTTGAATATGACTTCCAGAAACTCAGGGGTGAATCCCCCGCTAGTGATTATGAGACCGTCACGACAAATGATTTTGGTTTTGCTTTCTCACCTACATTGATTCTTACGCAAAAGAAGGAAAACTTGTTTGAAATACAATCGGCTCTTGAACAAATAAAAAGGAAAAGTGGTGATCAGACCATTATAGGGCTGCAGTATTCATTGAACATGTTTAGCCGTGTGGAGTATGAATACAAGAAAGATGTTTTAGCAAGAATACGAGACATGTTTTTTGATAATTCAGATATCATCAAATTTTCTCTGGGAAAAGACCGGTATGAAAATTTTGAAAAACTGGTAAAAGCTGAACCATTTGATGAGGAGCAAATACCACAAAACCTGGAAAAAAAACTGCGTGCCGGGGGTGATTACCTGGTCTTATTGCTTTCCCCTGCAGATAAAAATTTTTTCAATGTTGAAAATATTTATCAACTGGGGAAAGAAATGGATGAGTTTAAAAAGGTGATGAGGGATAAAAAAATTGAAGTCTCTGTGTTAAATGAAAATCTGATTGCCGCTGAAATCCTTGATTGGGTTAAGGATAAAGGCCCCAGGGCGATGGCGGTCGCCTGTGCGATGGTGTTTGTAATTCTCATGTTTGATCTTCAAAGTATTCGGTTGGCGGTTGTCACATTTCTGCCCCTTTTTACAGGGCTGGCATTGACAGGAGCGCTCATGTCTGTCTTCAATGTTAAATTGAACTTTATTAATATTGTAATGCTCCCTTCGATTGTTGGAATCATGATCGATCATTGCATATACCTCAGTCATCACATTCTGGATTATTCCAAAGGCGCATCACTCAAATCATTGCAGGAAACGGGAAGTGCAATTATTTTATCGGCCTTAACCAGTTTTGCGGGATACATTAGCTTGAACATTGCCCATCATGAAGGTATCAGGTCAATTGCATCGGTAGTGGGGCTGGGGATTACTACATGCACAATTTGCGCTCTATTTATGCTCCCGGCCCTGTTTGAACTAAGGACCAGTAGATCCTCATTCGCCCGTTTTAACAAAGAATAA
- a CDS encoding cold-shock protein: MAEGKVKWFNDSKGYGFIESSDGEDCFVHFSEIQAEGFKTLAEGQAVEFEKSMGQKGPQASKVIPK, from the coding sequence ATGGCAGAGGGAAAAGTAAAATGGTTTAACGATAGTAAAGGGTATGGATTTATCGAGTCTAGCGATGGAGAAGATTGTTTTGTCCATTTTTCAGAAATTCAAGCGGAAGGCTTCAAAACTCTGGCGGAAGGCCAGGCAGTAGAGTTCGAAAAAAGTATGGGGCAGAAAGGACCTCAAGCATCCAAGGTTATACCAAAATAA
- a CDS encoding flippase-like domain-containing protein, which yields MKKTPIILLMWAFAAGLLYLCLQSIDLENAWAELSKADPIWILLAVIFNACILMFWSFLWHLLIPEKITVPFIRIFQANTFMSTSCNTIPFPGGHTVGVMALARRAQVGHSLALSVLALDQLMEGFAKIFVLSLVAFFVPLPDKMEQGIIIFILIVLFFASMMFYFAHKKPAVPMESNESSLRHKVSSFVARWSAHLEILRDFRIFCLGFILALLMMFAQTLGIWAVQESLSVDLPVWATILVMGALNLATVLPITPGNFGVYEGTVFLIYQFCGLSPELALSLALLQHICFLLPMVGMGYLVLLFLTITQKKSPSEEWVTDET from the coding sequence TTGAAAAAAACACCCATTATATTATTGATGTGGGCTTTCGCGGCAGGTTTGCTTTATCTTTGCCTCCAATCCATTGACCTGGAAAATGCATGGGCCGAGTTATCCAAGGCGGACCCTATATGGATATTACTGGCTGTTATTTTCAATGCCTGCATACTTATGTTTTGGTCGTTTCTCTGGCATCTGCTTATTCCGGAAAAAATAACCGTTCCTTTTATTCGGATTTTTCAAGCTAACACTTTCATGTCCACATCTTGCAATACCATTCCATTTCCCGGTGGGCATACTGTTGGAGTCATGGCTTTGGCCCGCAGAGCCCAGGTGGGACACTCTTTGGCTCTGTCGGTATTGGCCCTTGACCAACTCATGGAAGGTTTTGCGAAAATCTTTGTTCTGTCTTTGGTGGCTTTTTTTGTGCCTCTTCCAGATAAAATGGAGCAGGGAATAATTATCTTTATACTGATCGTGTTGTTTTTTGCTTCAATGATGTTTTATTTTGCCCATAAAAAGCCTGCTGTCCCTATGGAATCGAATGAATCATCTTTAAGGCATAAAGTCAGTTCTTTTGTGGCTCGTTGGTCTGCGCATCTGGAAATTTTAAGGGATTTTCGTATTTTTTGTCTCGGCTTTATACTGGCTCTTTTAATGATGTTTGCACAGACTCTGGGAATCTGGGCTGTTCAAGAAAGCTTGAGTGTTGATCTTCCAGTTTGGGCGACCATATTGGTTATGGGTGCTTTGAACCTGGCAACTGTATTACCGATTACTCCTGGCAATTTTGGGGTTTATGAGGGAACCGTTTTCCTGATCTATCAATTTTGCGGGCTATCGCCTGAACTGGCTTTAAGCCTGGCTCTTTTGCAACATATTTGTTTTCTTCTTCCTATGGTAGGAATGGGATATTTGGTTCTTCTGTTTCTAACTATCACACAAAAGAAAAGTCCCTCAGAGGAATGGGTTACCGATGAAACCTAG